The following coding sequences are from one Carassius gibelio isolate Cgi1373 ecotype wild population from Czech Republic chromosome B7, carGib1.2-hapl.c, whole genome shotgun sequence window:
- the acana gene encoding aggrecan core protein gives MLSLLSLSMCFWVCSATASFDYFNTEPESTLGVSIPNEHPLRPLMGDTLILPCYFLDNTVNDPGAPTIAPLSHRIKWSLVTKEKTTNILTASEGVVSIDKRYLDRITMFAYPMTPTDASIKITELHTNDSGVYRCEVMHGIEDSYAVVDVQVQGIVFHYRAITTRYTLTFEKAKAACIQNSAVIATPEQLQAAYDEGFHQCDAGWLADQTVRYPIHDPREACYGDKYEFPGVRTYGVRDVNETYDVYCFAEKMTGKVFHTTSPNKFTFEEAEAECARLDAKLATTGQLYLAWKGGMDVCNAGWLADRSVRYPINIARPQCGGGLLGVRTVYLFPNQTGYPLPDSRYDAFCYSGMAEEGSGLLPFDIEMTTEASNGVPGVNTITESPQVFLKPTSTAGELQGEVVTYKPSVTTSVEFPYTALNISQLPLLPPPSSVDTLDVVTDGIDLASDLSRLNETQGIMSATGVVFHYRATSGRYAFDFVEAQLACQSIGAVIASPQQLQAAYESGYHQCDAGWLLDQTVRYPIVSPREKCSGDLEHVPGVRSYGLRSSDERYDVYCYVDKLRGEVFHGSSFEGFTYGEAVAYCQGKNASLASTGDLYAAWKQGFDKCRAGWLLDQSIRYSINNPRQQCGGGEAGIHTVYKFPNQTGSPDLHSKFDAYCIKVDLDLSLNESETNMTVTEDKIVSVTSLPALLKPEGVAPTTFPAESSGSGTSGLNGTDDQLSSGSGDQPSGSHVSSGDSSGASSTDDLFSSGSGDQPSGSPISSGDSSGASGIDSLSGSGSGDQLSGSFLSSGDSSGISGSDDLLSSGSGDQPSGLFVSSGDSSGASGNDNLLDSGSGDQLSGSFVSSGDFSGASGNDSLLESGSGDQPSGSFVSSGDSSGASGSGDLPSGSLGSSGSGSGLDILVTFTESDSILSGVGSVSGRPEEAGEAGTEILTFPFGHGSGLFGLDTSGSGSGSGSGFSSEESGSTSDFSSSSGESDESGDLSGNFSGSGSSEESSGISGFPSGILPSGGSIGISLIDGSGDIMVDSPWVKVFTAPHLTEQELSGSHVDFSGSGHISGSGMSGDVSGMNGDVSGMSGDISGMSGDISEVSGVHSGSESGLEFSGLTFLGSGFIDLTEQPREQEASGLLVFGSGERSGFTSGGYAIESGERSGESASGDIIFFSNNGQVEMSNKPFQVMELGRGELEYSGTNRLSSGSGDDQSAFASGQEHEWILDTEDTPTVNSSDAVDVLSAQGPSSLYSDAAGPPLPPLSEPEGITSKLDTVTSAALSSTTEPTSLQSPSVTEGFAINASLNPCEPNPCGAGVCSVKDGVGICHCPPGQHGEECQFEVDVCHSNPCANGATCVEVEDTFKCLCLPSYEGDHCEIDVHSCEEGWTKFQGNCYLHFSERETWLDAEQHCRNFNAHLVSIITPEEQTFISSYAQDYQWIGLNDKMVENDFRWSDGTPLQYENWRPNQPDNYFNSGEDCVVMIWHENGQWNDVPCNYHLPFTCKTGPVTCDQPPKVENARIFGNKKDRYQVNSIIRYQCSDNFTQRHKPVIRCMTDGQWEKPRVQCIAKVKSGLQKESSVHHSNKSNTTTLEKHL, from the exons ATGCTGTCCTTGCTTTCGCTGAGTATGTGTTTCTGGGTCTGCTCGGCCACAGCGTCTTTTGATTACTTTAACACTG AGCCTGAAAGCACACTGGGAGTCAGCATACCCAATGAGCATCCTCTCCGGCCTTTGATGGGTGACACATTAATTCTGCCCTGCTACTTCTTGGACAACACGGTCAATGACCCTGGTGCGCCCACCATTGCCCCTTTGTCTCACCGGATCAAATGGAGTCTGGTCACCAAAGAAAAGACCACAAACATTTTAACGGCATCTGAAGGAGTGGTGAGCATTGACAAAAGGTATCTGGACCGGATCACCATGTTTGCATACCCCATGACGCCCACAGACGCCTCCATTAAGATCACTGAGCTCCATACCAATGACTCGGGAGTGTACCGCTGTGAGGTCATGCATGGGATAGAGGACAGCTATGCTGTTGTTGACGTTCAAGTTCAAG GAATTGTTTTCCACTATCGTGCCATCACCACACGATATACCCTTACATTTGAGAAGGCCAAGGCAGCCTGTATTCAAAACAGTGCAGTGATTGCTACTCCGGAGCAGCTCCAAGCAGCTTATGATGAGGGATTCCATCAGTGCGATGCGGGCTGGCTTGCAGATCAGACCGTCAG GTACCCTATTCATGATCCTCGTGAGGCTTGTTACGGAGACAAGTACGAGTTTCCAGGAGTGAGGACGTATGGAGTAAGAGATGTGAATGAGACGTATGACGTGTACTGCTTTGCTGAGAAAATGACAG GGAAAGTTTTCCACACTACTTCTCCTAACAAATTCACTTTTGAGGAGGCAGAAGCTGAGTGTGCAAGGTTGGATGCCAAGTTGGCCACCACAGGACAGCTGTACCTGGCATGGAAGGGTGGCATGGATGTTTGTAATGCAGGCTGGCTGGCAGACCGGAGCGTCCGCTACCCCATCAACATCGCCCGACCGCAGTGTGGGGGTGGCCTGCTGGGAGTGCGTACCGTCTATCTGTTTCCCAATCAGACCGGCTACCCTCTCCCAGACTCCCGCTATGATGCATTTTGCTACTCTG gtATGGCTGAGGAAGGTTCTGGCCTATTGCCATTCGATATAGAGATGACCACGGAAGCCAGCAATGGTGTACCGGGTGTGAACACAATCACAGAAAGTCCCCAGGTCTTTTTAAAGCCCACCTCCACAGCAGGTGAACTGCAGGGAGAAGTTGTAACATACAAGCCATCAGTGACTACTAGTGTTGAGTTTCCATATACTGCACTAAATATTTCCCAGCTGCCCCTTTTACCACCCCCCAGCTCTGTGGACACTTTAGATGTGGTCACTGATGGGATTGATCTTGCCTCTGATTTATCCCGTTTGAATGAAACCCAAGGCATCATGTCCGCCACAG GGGTGGTCTTCCATTATCGAGCAACCTCTGGTCGTTATGCTTTTGACTTTGTCGAGGCTCAACTGGCATGTCAGAGCATCGGTGCAGTCATTGCCAGTCCCCAGCAACTGCAGGCAGCATATGAGTCTGGTTACCATCAATGTGACGCTGGCTGGCTGTTAGATCAGACTGTCAG GTATCCCATTGTGTCTCCACGTGAGAAATGCTCTGGTGATTTGGAGCATGTTCCTGGTGTGAGGTCTTATGGACTGCGTTCTTCTGATGAACGCTATGATGTGTACTGCTATGTGGACAAGCTACGGG GGGAAGTTTTCCATGGAAGTTCATTCGAGGGATTCACTTATGGTGAGGCAGTGGCTTACTGCCAGGGCAAGAATGCCTCCCTGGCCTCCACAGGAGACCTGTATGCCGCTTGGAAGCAGGGCTTTGATAAGTGCCGTGCTGGTTGGCTTCTTGACCAAAGTATACGTTACTCCATCAATAACCCGCGGCAGCAGTGTGGTGGAGGGGAGGCTGGAATTCACACAGTTTACAAGTTTCCCAACCAGACTGGCTCTCCTGACCTGCACTCCAAATTTGATGCATACTGCATCAAGG TGGATCTGGATCTGTCTCTGAATGAAAGTGAAACAAATATGACGGTGACAGAGGACAAGATAGTGAGCGTGACATCCCTCCCTGCTCTTCTCAAACCTG AAGGAGTTGCTCCCACTACTTTCCCTGCGGAATCCTCTGGATCTGGCACATCTGGGCTCAATGGCACTGATGATCAGTTGAGCAGTGGGAGCGGGGATCAGCCAAGTGGGTCACATGTTTCAAGTGGAGACTCTTCTGGGGCTAGTAGCACTGATGATCTGTTTAGCAGTGGAAGCGGGGATCAGCCAAGTGGGTCACCTATTTCAAGTGGGGATTCTTCTGGGGCCAGCGGAATTGACAGTCTGTCGGGCAGTGGAAGCGGGGACCAACTGAGTGGGTCATTTTTGTCAAGTGGAGACTCTTCTGGAATCAGTGGCTCTGATGATCTGTTGAGCAGTGGAAGCGGGGATCAGCCGAGTGGGTTATTTGTTTCAAGTGGAGACTCTTCTGGGGCCAGTGGCAATGACAATCTGTTAGACAGTGGGAGCGGAGATCAGCTAAGTGGTTCATTTGTTTCAAGTGGAGACTTTTCTGGGGCCAGTGGCAATGACAGTCTGTTGGAAAGTGGGAGCGGGGATCAGCCGAGTGGGTCATTTGTGTCAAGTGGAGACTCCTCTGGGGCAAGTGGGAGTGGGGATCTGCCAAGCGGGTCTTTAGGTTCTTCAGGATCTGGCAGTGGCTTAGATATCCTAGTGACCTTTACAGAAAGTGACTCCATTTTATCAGGAGTTGGATCAGTTTCAGGAAGACCTGAGGAGGCTGGGGAGGCAGGCACAGAGATCCTGACCTTTCCCTTTGGCCATGGCTCAGGGCTCTTTGGATTGGACACCTCTGGGTCAGGATCAGGAAGTGGGTCAGGGTTTAGCTCTGAAGAGAGTGGATCTACCTCAGACTTTTCTAGCAGCTCAGGAGAAAGCGACGAGAGTGGAGACCTTTCTGGCAACTTCTCAGGATCAGGTTCTAGCGAGGAGTCCTCAGGAATTAGTGGTTTCCCATCAGGAATTCTTCCCTCTGGAGGATCAATTGGCATTTCATTAATCGATGGCAGTGGTGACATCATGGTGGATAGCCCTTGGGTAAAGGTGTTCACTGCTCCACATTTAACCGAACAAGAACTGAGTGGAAGCCATGTGGATTTCAGCGGATCAGGACATATCTCAGGGTCTGGGATGAGTGGTGATGTCTCTGGGATGAACGGTGATGTCTCTGGGATGAGCGGTGACATCTCTGGGATGAGCGGTGATATATCTGAAGTTAGCGGTGTCCACAGTGGCTCTGAGAGTGGTTTAGAGTTTTCTGGTCTGACATTTTTGGGATCGGGCTTTATTGATCTCACAGAACAACCTCGTGAGCAGGAAGCTTCTGGACTTTTGGTGTTTGGGTCTGGTGAGAGAAGTGGATTTACATCTGGAGGCTATGCCATTGAATCAGGGGAAAGATCAGGAGAATCAGCTAGCGGTGATATCATCTTCTTCTCCAATAATGGTCAGGTGGAAATGTCCAACAAGCCCTTCCAAGTCATGGAGCTAGGAAGGGGGGAGTTGGAGTACAGTGGCACCAACAGGTTGTCTTCAGGGAGTGGAGACGACCAAAGTGCCTTTGCTAGTGGACAAGAACATGAATGGATCCTAGATACTGAAGATACGCCAACAGTGAACTCCAGTGATGCTGTAGATGTACTATCTGCTCAAGGGCCATCTAGCTTGTACAGTGATGCTGCAGGACCTCCATTGCCACCATTATCGGAACCAGAGGGAATCACAAGTAAACTTGACACTGTTACTTCTGCAGCTTTGTCTTCTACCACAGAACCTACTTCTTTACAGAGCCCTTCTGTCACGGAAGGATTTGCTATTAACG CTTCTCTTAACCCATGCGAACCAAACCCTTGTGGAGCTGGGGTGTGTTCGGTGAAGGATGGTGTGGGCATTTGTCACTGCCCACCTGGACAGCATGGAGAAGAGTGCCAGTTTG AGGTTGATGTTTGCCATTCAAACCCTTGCGCCAATGGAGCCACCTGTGTGGAGGTAGAGGACACTTTCAAATGCTTATGTCTGCCCAGCTACGAAGGAGACCACTGTGAGATTG ATGTGCACAGCTGTGAGGAGGGCTGGACTAAGTTTCAGGGCAACTGTTACTTGCATTTTTCGGAGAGAGAGACCTGGCTGGACGCTGAGCAGCACTGTCGAAACTTTAACGCTCACCTGGTGAGCATCATCACTCCAGAGGAGCAAACCTTCATcagct CATACGCACAAGACTATCAGTGGATTGGACTGAACGATAAAATGGTGGAAAATGACTTCCGCTGGTCAGATGGGACTCCGCTG CAATACGAGAACTGGAGGCCTAACCAGCCTGACAATTATTTTAACTCTGGTGAAGACTGTGTTGTAATGATCTGGCATGAAAATGGCCAATGGAATGACGTGCCCTGCAACTATCACTTACCTTTCACATGCAAAACAGGCCCAG TGACATGTGACCAGCCTCCTAAAGTGGAGAATGCCAGGATATTTGGCAACAAGAAAGATCGTTATCAGGTGAATTCTATAATTAGATACCAGTGCAGTGACAACTTCACACAGCGCCACAAACCTGTGATCCGCTGCATGACAGATGGACAGTGGGAGAAGCCGCGAGTGCAATGCATAGCCA aggTCAAATCTGGACTGCAAAAGGAATCTTCTGTTCATCACTCGAATAAATCTAATACAACAACATTGGAGAAACATCTATAA
- the mfge8a gene encoding milk fat globule EGF and factor V/VIII domain containing a has translation MKTWGLTRSWRTVFVSLVICSICSVNGDYCKVNLCHNGGTCVTGIGEDPFICICAEGFAGDTCNATEKGPCNPNPCKNDGTCEVISNARRGDVFNEYVCKCQPGFEGAHCHINVNDCANQPCKNGGLCRDLDGDYTCHCPSPYVGKQCQLRCTSLLGMEEGGIIESQISASSVHSGILGLQHWGPELARLNNQGLVNAWSSAPQDKNPWIEVNMQKKMRLTGIITQGASRMGTAEFVKAFKVASSFDGKSYTVYRADGQRRDKVFVGNTDNDGAKTNMFDPPIVAQYIRIIPVVCRKACTLRMELVGCELNVHSSTIGCSDPLGMKSRLISDVQLTASSSFSTWGIDAFTWYPFYARLDKQGKTNAWAAANNNRSEWLQLDLEKPKRITGIITQGAKDFGVVQFVSAFKIAYSDDGQSWSIVKDQVTRTDKIFQGNIDNNTHKKNLFEPPFFARFVRFLPWEWHERITVRMELLGCDD, from the exons ATGAAGACCTGGGGGCTCACTCGGTCCTGGAGAACTGTTTTTGTCAGTTTGGTCATTTGCAGCATTTGTTCTGTGAATG GAGATTACTGCAAGGTGAACCTGTGTCATAATGGAGGGACGTGTGTGACTGGCATTGGAGAAGATCCCTTCATCTGCATCTGTGCCGAAGGATTTGCTGGAGATACGTGCAATGCCACTGAGAAGG GTCCTTGTAATCCAAACCCATGTAAAAACGATGGCACATGTGAGGTGATCTCTAACGCCAGAAGAGGAGATGTTTTTAACGAGTATGTGTGCAAATGCCAACCTGGGTTTGAAGGTGCACACTGCCATATCA ATGTGAATGACTGTGCAAACCAGCCTTGTAAGAATGGAGGCCTGTGTCGTGATCTGGATGGGGACTACACCTGCCACTGCCCTTCTCCATATGTTGGGAAGCAATGCCAACTAC GTTGTACATCTCTGTTGGGGATGGAGGAAGGTGGAATCATAGAGTCCCAGATCTCGGCTTCCTCTGTACACTCTGGCATTCTAGGGCTGCAGCACTGGGGACCGGAGCTCGCACGCCTCAACAATCAGGGCCTTGTCAATGCCTGGAGCTCTGCACCCCAAgacaaaaacccctggattgag GTTAACATGCAGAAGAAGATGCGCCTCACTGGAATCATAACACAAGGAGCCAGCCGCATGGGGACAGCTGAGTTTGTTAAGGCTTTCAAGGTTGCATCCAGCTTTGATGGCAAATCATACACAGTGTACAGAGCAGATGGCCAGAGAAGAGACAAA GTGTTTGTGGGAAATACAGATAATGATGGAGCTAAGACAAACATGTTTGACCCTCCCATTGTGGCCCAGTATATTCGCATCATTCCTGTTGTGTGCCGTAAAGCGTGTACTCTCCGGATGGAACTTGTTGGTTGTGAACTTAACG TGCACTCCAGCACAATTGGTTGCAGCGATCCGCTGGGCATGAAGTCCCGTCTCATCTCTGATGTGCAGCTTACAGCTTCTAGCAGCTTCTCCACATGGGGTATAGATGCCTTTACCTGGTATCCCTTCTATGCTCGACTGGACAAACAAGGCAAGACTAACGCTTGGGCGGCAGCAAACAACAACCGCTCAGAGTGGCTCCAG CTGGATTTGGAGAAACCTAAAAGAATCACAGGCATCATCACTCAGGGAGCAAAAGACTTTGGAGTTGTGCAGTTTGTTTCAGCCTTCAAGATTGCCTATAGTGATGACGGACAATCTTGGAGCATTGTGAAGGATCAAGTAACGAGAACAGATAAG ATTTTCCAAGGCAACATAGACAACAACACTCACAAAAAGAATTTGTTTGAGCCTCCGTTCTTTGCTCGATTTGTGCGGTTTCTGCCCTGGGAGTGGCATGAGCGGATAACTGTACGCATGGAGCTGCTGGGCTGTGATGATTAG